A single region of the Triticum dicoccoides isolate Atlit2015 ecotype Zavitan chromosome 2B, WEW_v2.0, whole genome shotgun sequence genome encodes:
- the LOC119364745 gene encoding mitochondrial pyruvate carrier 1-like: MATAFKAFVNSPVGPKTTHFWGPVANWGFVLAGLVDLNKPPEMISGNMTAAMCVYSGLFMRFAWMVQPRNYLLLACHASNETVQLYHLSRCARAQGYLDSKKEPETQQ; encoded by the exons ATGGCGACGGCGTTCAAGGCGTTCGTGAACAGCCCCGTCGGCCCCAAGACCACCCACTTCTGGGGCCCCGTCGCTAACTGGGGCTTCGTCCTCGCG GGTTTGGTTGACTTGAACAAGCCTCCTGAGATGATATCTGGCAATATGACAGCCG CCATGTGTGTGTATTCTGGGCTCTTTATGAGGTTCGCGTGGATGGTACAGCCCCGGAACTACTTGCTCCTGGCATGCCATGCCTCCAACGAAACCGTTCAGCTCTATCATTTATCTCGCTGTGCTAGGGCTCAGGG GTATCTGGATTCCAAGAAAGAGCCGGAGACCCAACAGTAG